AATCTGAACGTAAAAGCGGCCTATATGCACCTGCTGGGTGACACACTATCCTCTATCGCTGTGATTGCCGGCGGTGTAGCAATATGGTTTTGGAACATTTACTGGCTAGATCCTACAATTACCGTTCTTGTCGGAGTTTACATTATTTGGCATACATGGGGCATTGTAAAGGAAACTGTAGACATTTTAATGCAGGCAACGCCAGAAAACATTGATTTAGAAAAGATTAAAACAGAAGTAGAAAGAATTAAAGAAGTTGATAATATCCACCACGTTCACGTTTGGAAATTAGATGATTCTAAAATTCATTTTGAAGCCCACATAAGTATGAAAGACAACATAGATATGGTAAAAATGATGGCCATCAGAGAGCAAATTAAACAATTGCTCTACGAACAATTTGGGATAAGGCACATTACCCTCGAAATGGGATATAATTGTTGCAATGGAGAAAAACAATTAATAAAAAATGCACTTTGAAA
This is a stretch of genomic DNA from uncultured Bacteroides sp.. It encodes these proteins:
- a CDS encoding cation diffusion facilitator family transporter, with product MKNKVDKHQHNSHHHHHGHDLHEKKLLWVTLINISITVVQVAGGLVSNSLSLLSDAIHNLGDSSAIFISFLAGKISLKKADNTHTFGYKRIEILAALFNAIVLIAICIFLFYEAYNRFMNPEPIKGLLMLIVAIFGLLANLISAILLHKDQSQNLNVKAAYMHLLGDTLSSIAVIAGGVAIWFWNIYWLDPTITVLVGVYIIWHTWGIVKETVDILMQATPENIDLEKIKTEVERIKEVDNIHHVHVWKLDDSKIHFEAHISMKDNIDMVKMMAIREQIKQLLYEQFGIRHITLEMGYNCCNGEKQLIKNAL